A window of the Fuscovulum sp. genome harbors these coding sequences:
- a CDS encoding branched-chain amino acid ABC transporter permease has product MDILNALIVFLNFVFVPGLAYGAQLALGALGVTLIYGILRFSNFAHGDTMAFGTMATILVTWWLQSMGIGFGVLPTALLALPIGIAVTALFVLGTDRVIYRFYRKQKAAPVILVMVSLGVMFVMNGIVRLIIGVDDQNFTDGERFVISAGDFKTATGLAEGLAIKTTQAVTVVTALVVMGLLFWFLQKTRTGKSMRAFSDNEDLALLSGINPDRVVAVTWIIAAALATIAGVLYGLDKSFKPFVYFQLLLPIFAAAIVGGLGSPLGAIAGGFVIAFSEVMVTYAWKKVVTYLVPESMAPDGLLQLMSTDYKFAVSFAILILVLIFMPTGLFKGKSV; this is encoded by the coding sequence ATGGATATCCTGAACGCCCTGATCGTTTTTCTGAACTTCGTCTTCGTGCCGGGCTTGGCCTATGGCGCGCAACTGGCGCTGGGGGCGCTGGGGGTAACGCTGATCTATGGCATCCTGCGCTTTTCCAACTTTGCCCATGGCGACACGATGGCCTTTGGCACCATGGCAACGATCCTGGTGACATGGTGGTTGCAGTCTATGGGCATCGGCTTTGGCGTGCTGCCCACCGCCCTGCTGGCCCTGCCCATCGGCATCGCCGTCACCGCGCTGTTCGTGCTGGGCACGGACCGGGTGATCTATCGCTTTTACCGCAAGCAGAAGGCCGCGCCGGTGATCCTTGTGATGGTGTCGCTGGGCGTGATGTTCGTGATGAACGGCATTGTCCGCCTGATCATCGGGGTGGATGACCAGAACTTCACCGATGGCGAACGCTTTGTCATCTCGGCCGGGGATTTCAAGACGGCCACCGGGCTTGCCGAAGGGCTGGCGATCAAAACAACCCAAGCCGTGACCGTCGTCACCGCGCTGGTGGTGATGGGCCTTCTGTTCTGGTTCTTGCAGAAAACCCGCACCGGCAAATCTATGCGCGCCTTCTCCGACAATGAGGATCTGGCGCTGCTGTCGGGCATCAACCCCGACCGCGTGGTGGCCGTAACCTGGATCATCGCAGCCGCCTTGGCCACGATTGCAGGCGTTCTTTACGGATTGGACAAAAGCTTCAAACCCTTTGTCTATTTCCAGCTCCTGCTGCCGATCTTTGCTGCCGCCATCGTGGGTGGCCTTGGCAGCCCGCTGGGTGCCATTGCGGGCGGTTTCGTCATCGCCTTTTCCGAGGTGATGGTCACCTATGCCTGGAAGAAGGTGGTCACCTATCTGGTGCCTGAAAGCATGGCGCCGGACGGGCTGCTGCAACTGATGTCGACGGATTACAAATTCGCCGTCAGCTTTGCGATCCTGATCCTTGTGCTGATCTTCATGCCCACCGGCCTGTTCAAGGGGAAATCGGTATGA
- a CDS encoding 3-deoxy-7-phosphoheptulonate synthase class II: MTKGWTKSDWRAKPRIQMPDYPDQAALHAAEAQLAKYPPLVFAGEARKLKKQLALAAEGKAFLLQGGDCAESFAEFSADNIRDTFRVMLQMAVVLTYGAKVPVIKVGRMAGQFAKPRSAPTEVINGVEMPSYKGDIINGFDPTPEARVADPQRMLQAYTQAAASLNLLRAFSTGGFADIHRVHSWTLGFAEHDKAERYRELSNRISDALDFMNAAGVNADTAHTLSAVDFYTSHEALLLEYEEALCRIDSITGQPVAGSGHMIWIGDRTRQPDGAHVEFARGVLNPIGLKCGPSTTAEDLKVLMAKLNPTNEAGRLTLIARFGAGKVGEHLPRLIKTVQQEGANVVWSCDPMHGNTIKSSTGYKTRPFDSVLREVREFFAIHKAEGTIPGGVHFEMTGKDVTECTGGLRAVTDEDLSDRYHTACDPRLNASQSLELAFLVAEELTTLRDAGRRIAL, encoded by the coding sequence ATGACCAAGGGCTGGACGAAATCTGACTGGCGCGCAAAGCCGCGCATCCAGATGCCCGATTACCCGGATCAGGCCGCATTGCACGCCGCCGAGGCGCAGCTTGCCAAATATCCGCCGCTGGTCTTTGCGGGCGAGGCGCGCAAGCTGAAAAAGCAGCTGGCACTGGCCGCCGAGGGCAAGGCCTTCCTGTTGCAGGGCGGCGATTGCGCCGAAAGCTTTGCCGAATTCAGTGCCGACAACATCCGCGACACCTTCCGCGTGATGCTGCAAATGGCCGTGGTCCTGACTTATGGTGCCAAGGTTCCGGTCATCAAGGTGGGCCGCATGGCAGGCCAATTCGCCAAGCCGCGTTCGGCCCCGACCGAGGTGATTAATGGCGTGGAAATGCCGTCCTACAAGGGAGACATCATCAACGGTTTTGACCCCACACCCGAGGCGCGCGTTGCCGATCCGCAGCGGATGCTGCAAGCCTATACGCAGGCGGCCGCGTCGCTGAACCTGTTGCGCGCTTTCAGCACCGGCGGGTTTGCCGACATTCACCGCGTCCACTCCTGGACGCTGGGCTTTGCCGAACATGACAAGGCAGAACGCTATCGCGAATTGTCCAACCGCATCTCTGACGCGCTGGATTTCATGAATGCGGCCGGGGTGAATGCAGATACCGCACATACCCTTTCGGCGGTGGATTTCTACACCAGCCACGAAGCCCTGCTTCTGGAATATGAAGAGGCGCTCTGCCGCATCGATTCCATCACCGGTCAGCCGGTGGCGGGATCGGGTCACATGATCTGGATCGGCGACCGCACGCGTCAGCCGGACGGCGCGCATGTGGAATTCGCGCGCGGCGTGCTGAACCCGATCGGGCTGAAATGCGGGCCATCCACCACGGCCGAGGATCTGAAAGTCCTGATGGCCAAGCTGAACCCGACGAACGAGGCAGGCCGCCTGACGCTGATCGCGCGCTTTGGTGCGGGCAAGGTGGGCGAACACCTGCCGCGCCTGATCAAGACGGTGCAGCAGGAAGGCGCGAATGTCGTCTGGTCCTGTGATCCGATGCATGGCAACACGATCAAGTCGTCGACCGGGTACAAAACACGTCCGTTCGACAGCGTCCTGCGCGAAGTCCGCGAATTCTTTGCCATCCACAAGGCCGAAGGCACGATCCCCGGCGGCGTGCATTTCGAGATGACGGGCAAGGACGTGACCGAATGCACCGGCGGTCTGCGCGCCGTCACCGACGAAGATCTGTCGGATCGCTATCACACCGCCTGCGACCCGCGTCTGAACGCATCGCAGTCGCTTGAACTGGCCTTCCTCGTGGCCGAGGAACTGACCACGCTGCGTGATGCCGGACGGCGCATCGCGCTCTGA
- a CDS encoding YicC/YloC family endoribonuclease gives MTISMTGFAARKGQGAGHGWAWDLRSVNGKGLDLRLRVPDWIDGLEAALRTELGRALGRGNVSLSLKVARDGATEGEAALRVNPTVLGAVLRALGEVEAAAMDAGVTLAQATAADVLAVRGVLDMSSADEDTAPLRAAILADLPALLADFNAMRAAEGTALNGVIAAQLDRIDSLTRAATTEAEARRDATASALRDALAKVIANADGVDEARLTQELALIAVKNDVTEELDRLTAHVGAARDLLAEPGPVGRKFDFLMQEFMREANTLCSKAQALTLTRIGLDLKTVIDQMREQVQNVE, from the coding sequence ATGACCATTTCGATGACCGGTTTCGCCGCCCGCAAAGGGCAGGGCGCGGGCCATGGCTGGGCCTGGGATCTGCGGTCGGTCAACGGCAAGGGGCTGGATTTGCGCCTGCGCGTCCCGGATTGGATCGACGGGCTGGAGGCGGCGCTGCGCACCGAATTGGGCCGCGCGCTGGGGCGGGGGAATGTGTCCCTGTCGCTGAAGGTCGCGCGGGATGGCGCGACCGAGGGCGAGGCCGCGCTGCGCGTGAACCCCACCGTTCTGGGTGCCGTCCTGCGCGCCCTGGGCGAGGTGGAGGCAGCCGCAATGGACGCAGGTGTCACGCTGGCGCAGGCGACTGCCGCCGATGTGCTGGCCGTGCGCGGCGTGCTGGACATGTCCAGCGCGGATGAGGACACCGCCCCCCTGCGCGCCGCCATTCTGGCCGACCTGCCCGCGCTGCTGGCCGATTTCAACGCCATGCGCGCCGCCGAAGGCACGGCGTTGAACGGCGTGATTGCGGCGCAGCTTGACCGGATCGACAGCCTGACCCGCGCCGCAACAACCGAGGCCGAGGCCCGCCGCGACGCCACCGCCAGCGCGCTGCGCGACGCGCTGGCAAAGGTGATCGCCAATGCCGACGGGGTGGATGAAGCACGCCTGACGCAGGAACTCGCCCTGATCGCAGTGAAGAATGACGTCACCGAAGAGTTGGACCGTCTGACCGCCCATGTCGGCGCCGCCCGCGACCTGCTGGCGGAACCCGGCCCGGTGGGGCGCAAGTTTGATTTCCTGATGCAGGAATTCATGCGTGAGGCGAACACGCTCTGCTCCAAGGCGCAGGCGCTGACGCTCACCCGGATCGGGCTTGACCTGAAAACGGTCATAGATCAGATGCGCGAACAGGTTCAGAACGTGGAATGA
- a CDS encoding GlxA family transcriptional regulator has translation MSTAPKKAQHIAKGAEPRRFVFLLLDHFTMLSFASAIEPLRIANRVSGETLYTWKLAGEGGESATCSNGASFKLDMGLEEIEREDTLLVCGGIDVQKATTRGVLNWLRREARRGVTMGGLCTGAYAVAKAGLLDGKRATIHWENQDGFLEEFEDVKLTKSVFVMDGNRWSTAGGTSSIDLMLKVIAADHGEDLANTVADQLIYSTIRTDQDTQRLSIPTRIGVRHPKLSQVIQMMEGNIEDPMSPADLAEEVGMSTRQLERLFRRYLNRSPKRYYMELRLQKARNLLMQTDMSVINVALACGFASPSHFSKCYRAHYNTTPYRERGSQGGGTGVRLSI, from the coding sequence ATGTCCACCGCCCCCAAGAAAGCCCAGCACATCGCCAAGGGTGCCGAACCCCGGCGCTTTGTCTTTTTGTTGCTGGACCATTTCACGATGCTGTCTTTTGCCAGCGCAATCGAACCGCTGCGCATCGCAAACCGCGTGTCGGGCGAGACGTTGTATACGTGGAAGCTGGCGGGTGAAGGCGGTGAAAGCGCCACCTGTTCCAACGGCGCCTCGTTCAAGCTGGACATGGGGCTGGAGGAGATCGAGCGTGAGGATACGCTCTTGGTCTGTGGCGGCATCGACGTGCAGAAGGCCACCACCCGTGGCGTGCTGAACTGGCTGCGGCGCGAAGCGCGGCGCGGCGTCACGATGGGAGGGCTGTGCACCGGGGCCTATGCCGTGGCCAAGGCGGGGCTTCTGGACGGCAAGCGGGCGACGATCCACTGGGAAAACCAAGACGGGTTCCTTGAGGAATTCGAGGATGTGAAGCTGACGAAGTCGGTCTTCGTGATGGATGGCAACCGCTGGAGCACGGCGGGGGGCACCTCGTCCATTGACCTGATGCTGAAGGTGATCGCCGCCGATCACGGCGAGGATCTGGCCAATACGGTGGCGGATCAGCTGATCTATTCCACCATCCGCACCGATCAGGACACGCAGCGTCTGTCGATCCCCACGCGGATCGGCGTGCGGCATCCCAAGCTGAGCCAGGTCATCCAGATGATGGAAGGCAATATCGAAGATCCGATGTCGCCCGCCGATCTGGCCGAAGAGGTGGGCATGTCCACCCGTCAGCTGGAACGCCTGTTCCGGCGCTATCTGAACCGCTCGCCCAAGCGCTATTACATGGAGCTGCGCCTGCAAAAGGCGCGCAACCTGCTGATGCAGACGGATATGAGCGTGATCAACGTGGCCTTGGCTTGCGGATTCGCCTCGCCCTCGCATTTCTCGAAATGCTACCGCGCCCATTACAACACAACGCCCTACCGCGAACGCGGGTCGCAAGGTGGCGGTACGGGCGTGCGCCTGTCGATCTGA
- the gmk gene encoding guanylate kinase: MARKGLLLILSSPSGAGKSTLTRMLMGWDATMRFSVSATTRAPRPGEQDGREYFFRTRAEFEAMVADGQMLEHAEVFGNLYGTPRGPVEDAMREGRDTVFDIDWQGGQQIRNSALGRDVVSIFVLPPSIAELDRRLNDRAQDSAEVIAGRMAKSRDEISHWAEYDYVLINDDLDATFAQLQTILQTERMRRDRQPGLADFVRQLNREFDAR; encoded by the coding sequence ATGGCGCGCAAGGGGCTTCTTCTTATCCTGTCCTCCCCCTCGGGTGCGGGCAAATCCACCCTGACGCGGATGCTGATGGGATGGGATGCGACGATGCGCTTTTCCGTATCCGCCACCACCCGCGCGCCCCGGCCCGGAGAACAGGACGGCCGCGAATATTTTTTTCGCACACGTGCCGAGTTCGAGGCGATGGTGGCCGATGGCCAGATGCTGGAACATGCCGAGGTGTTCGGAAACCTCTACGGCACGCCGCGCGGCCCGGTCGAGGATGCCATGCGCGAAGGCCGCGACACGGTGTTCGACATTGATTGGCAGGGCGGCCAGCAGATCCGCAATTCGGCCTTGGGGCGCGACGTGGTGTCGATCTTTGTTCTGCCCCCGTCCATTGCCGAGCTTGACCGTCGCCTGAATGACCGCGCGCAGGACAGCGCCGAGGTGATCGCCGGGCGCATGGCCAAAAGCCGCGATGAGATAAGCCATTGGGCGGAATACGATTATGTCCTGATCAATGATGATCTGGACGCCACTTTCGCCCAGTTGCAGACCATCCTGCAAACCGAACGGATGCGCCGCGACCGTCAGCCGGGACTGGCCGATTTCGTGCGCCAACTGAACCGAGAGTTTGACGCAAGATGA
- a CDS encoding ABC transporter ATP-binding protein, whose product MAEPFLIGEAMTGGYGGADILHACTIAVEKGQIAVIVGPNGAGKSTAMKAVFGMLKLRSGHVKLAGEDITALTPQARVGKGMGFVPQTHNIFTSMTVEENLEMGAFIRTDDFRDTLAQVYDLFPVLKQKRLQPAGELSGGQRQQVAVGRALMTKPKVLMLDEPTAGVSPIVMDELFDRIIEVARTGISILMVEQNARQALEIADKGYVLVQGANRFTDTGAALLADPEVRRSFLGG is encoded by the coding sequence ATGGCTGAGCCCTTTCTGATCGGCGAGGCGATGACCGGCGGCTATGGCGGTGCGGATATCCTGCATGCCTGCACGATTGCCGTGGAAAAAGGCCAGATCGCCGTGATTGTTGGCCCCAATGGCGCCGGCAAATCCACCGCCATGAAGGCGGTCTTCGGGATGCTGAAGCTGCGGTCCGGCCATGTGAAACTGGCGGGTGAGGATATCACCGCGTTGACGCCGCAGGCCCGCGTGGGCAAGGGGATGGGCTTCGTGCCGCAGACCCACAACATCTTCACCTCGATGACGGTGGAAGAGAACCTCGAGATGGGGGCCTTTATCCGCACCGACGATTTCCGCGATACGCTGGCGCAGGTTTATGACCTGTTCCCTGTCCTAAAGCAAAAGCGTTTGCAGCCCGCAGGCGAGTTGTCGGGCGGGCAGCGCCAACAGGTCGCTGTGGGCCGCGCGTTGATGACCAAGCCAAAGGTCCTGATGCTGGACGAACCCACCGCAGGTGTCAGCCCCATCGTGATGGACGAATTGTTCGACCGCATCATCGAAGTGGCGCGCACGGGTATTTCAATCCTGATGGTAGAACAGAACGCCCGTCAGGCGCTGGAGATCGCCGACAAGGGCTATGTCCTTGTGCAGGGCGCCAACCGATTCACCGACACCGGGGCCGCGCTGCTGGCCGACCCGGAAGTCCGCCGTTCCTTCCTTGGGGGTTGA
- a CDS encoding ABC transporter substrate-binding protein has translation MKKLLLASAATALMAGAASAQDVKLGVLLGFTGPLESITPAMGAGADLAIKEVNDSAKFTLGTVSAVRGDSTCIDAAAATAAAERLVTADGVTAIVGGDCSGVTGAVLQNVARPNGIGMISPSATSPALSTAEDDGLFFRTAPSDARQGEIMADILTEKGIKSVALTYTNNDYGKGLADSFGAAFAAKGGSVTISAPHEDGKADYSAEVASLASAGGEMLVVAGYVDQGGKGVIQASLDSGAFSTFYLVDGMYGDALIEAIGEPLNGSFGAVPGTDSEGATKFQEMATAAGFDGTSAFSPESYDAAALILMSMAAANSTNSKDWTTKVMDLANAPGEPILPGELGKALELIAAGTDIDYIGATAVELVGAGESAGNYREYSITDGAITTVGFR, from the coding sequence ATGAAAAAACTGCTGCTGGCTTCGGCCGCAACCGCCCTGATGGCTGGTGCCGCCTCGGCCCAAGACGTGAAACTGGGCGTTCTGCTGGGCTTCACCGGCCCGCTCGAATCGATCACCCCGGCCATGGGTGCCGGCGCTGATCTGGCGATCAAGGAAGTCAACGACTCGGCCAAGTTCACGCTGGGCACCGTTTCGGCCGTCCGCGGCGACTCGACCTGTATCGACGCAGCGGCTGCCACGGCGGCGGCAGAACGTCTGGTCACCGCCGATGGCGTGACCGCGATTGTCGGCGGCGACTGCTCGGGTGTGACCGGCGCCGTGCTGCAGAACGTGGCACGTCCGAACGGGATCGGGATGATCTCGCCTTCGGCCACCTCGCCCGCTCTGTCGACCGCTGAAGATGACGGCCTGTTCTTCCGCACCGCCCCGTCGGATGCGCGTCAGGGGGAAATCATGGCCGACATCCTGACGGAAAAGGGTATCAAGTCCGTCGCGCTGACCTATACCAACAACGACTATGGCAAGGGTCTGGCCGACAGCTTCGGCGCGGCTTTCGCAGCCAAGGGCGGTTCGGTCACCATCTCGGCCCCGCATGAAGACGGCAAGGCCGACTATTCGGCAGAGGTTGCCTCGCTGGCTTCGGCCGGTGGCGAAATGCTGGTGGTTGCGGGCTATGTCGACCAGGGCGGCAAGGGCGTGATCCAGGCCTCGCTCGATTCGGGCGCGTTCTCGACCTTCTACCTCGTGGACGGCATGTATGGCGACGCGCTGATCGAAGCGATCGGCGAGCCGCTGAACGGCTCGTTCGGCGCGGTGCCGGGCACCGATTCCGAAGGCGCGACCAAGTTCCAGGAAATGGCAACGGCTGCTGGCTTTGACGGCACCTCGGCCTTCTCGCCGGAATCCTATGACGCGGCGGCGCTGATCCTGATGTCGATGGCGGCGGCGAATTCGACCAATTCCAAAGACTGGACCACCAAGGTGATGGATCTGGCCAACGCCCCGGGCGAGCCGATCCTGCCGGGCGAACTGGGCAAGGCGCTGGAGCTGATCGCAGCAGGCACCGATATCGACTATATCGGCGCCACGGCGGTGGAACTGGTGGGCGCTGGCGAATCCGCCGGCAACTACCGCGAATACTCGATCACCGACGGTGCGATCACCACGGTCGGGTTCCGTTGA
- a CDS encoding PAS domain-containing protein: MMDMAGGRTGFQGWQGGTAQAAPSGLLKRHWHSLRQGTALPRRDAITPRAIAGMLDHVLMAERRPGGAVLLRYAGTAVNAVHGQDLTGRPLSALFEIGMRDQLLGALEMAFAGKRTLEMGLYSERGLTRPPLTARLTLLPLAAVASEGVTLIGCLDLDGPPILPPRRFRIERVLGVPLTALYDPRQPQERPPDRPAGADSGPVLVWSGG; the protein is encoded by the coding sequence ATGATGGACATGGCAGGCGGGCGGACAGGGTTTCAGGGCTGGCAGGGGGGCACCGCGCAGGCAGCACCTTCGGGCCTGCTGAAACGCCATTGGCACAGCCTGCGGCAGGGCACTGCCCTGCCCCGGCGCGACGCAATCACCCCGCGCGCCATTGCCGGGATGCTGGACCACGTGCTGATGGCCGAACGCAGGCCCGGTGGCGCGGTCCTGCTGCGCTATGCCGGGACGGCTGTGAATGCGGTGCATGGGCAGGACCTGACCGGGCGGCCCCTATCCGCCTTGTTCGAAATCGGGATGCGCGATCAGTTGCTGGGCGCGCTGGAGATGGCCTTTGCGGGCAAGCGCACGCTAGAGATGGGCCTTTATTCGGAACGCGGGCTGACCCGGCCGCCGCTGACGGCGCGGCTGACGCTGCTGCCGCTGGCGGCTGTCGCGTCCGAAGGCGTCACGCTGATCGGCTGCCTTGATCTTGACGGCCCGCCGATCCTGCCGCCGCGCCGGTTCCGGATCGAACGGGTGCTGGGCGTGCCGCTGACCGCCTTGTACGATCCGCGACAGCCGCAAGAACGGCCCCCGGATCGTCCGGCGGGGGCCGATAGTGGCCCGGTTCTGGTCTGGTCGGGGGGCTGA
- a CDS encoding ABC transporter ATP-binding protein, translating into MIVVEDLHRHFGGFRAVDGASLEIKTGSITGLIGPNGAGKTTLFNVIAGRLPPTSGRVLMDGEDITGLPPHELFHKGLLRTFQIAHEFGSMTCLENLMMVPARQKGETLMNAWFNRRAVAEEEAAIRKKALDVLDFLTISHLAEQKASQISGGQKKLLELGRTMMVDAKIVFLDEVGAGVNRTLLNTIGDAIVRLNKERGYTFCVIEHDMDFIGRLCNPVICMAEGKVLAQGTVDEVKNDERVIEAYLGTGLKNKVKEEAAHA; encoded by the coding sequence ATGATCGTTGTCGAAGACCTGCACAGGCATTTCGGCGGCTTCCGTGCCGTTGACGGGGCCTCGCTGGAGATAAAGACCGGCTCCATCACCGGGCTGATCGGCCCCAATGGCGCGGGCAAGACCACCCTTTTCAATGTCATCGCAGGCCGCCTGCCGCCCACGTCGGGCCGGGTGCTGATGGATGGCGAAGATATCACCGGCCTGCCGCCGCATGAGCTGTTCCACAAGGGGCTGCTGCGGACCTTTCAGATCGCGCATGAATTCGGGTCGATGACCTGTCTCGAGAACCTGATGATGGTTCCGGCGCGGCAGAAGGGGGAAACCCTGATGAACGCCTGGTTCAACCGCCGCGCCGTGGCCGAGGAAGAGGCCGCGATCCGCAAGAAGGCGCTGGATGTGCTGGATTTCCTGACCATCAGCCATCTTGCCGAACAGAAGGCCAGCCAAATCTCGGGTGGTCAGAAGAAACTGCTGGAACTGGGCCGGACGATGATGGTCGACGCCAAGATCGTCTTCCTCGACGAGGTGGGCGCAGGCGTGAACCGCACGCTTTTGAACACCATCGGTGATGCCATCGTGCGGCTGAACAAGGAACGCGGCTACACGTTCTGCGTGATCGAACATGACATGGATTTCATCGGCCGCCTCTGCAACCCGGTCATCTGCATGGCCGAAGGCAAGGTGCTGGCACAAGGCACGGTGGACGAGGTCAAGAATGACGAACGGGTGATCGAGGCCTATCTCGGCACCGGCCTGAAGAACAAGGTGAAGGAGGAGGCGGCCCATGCGTGA
- a CDS encoding PQQ-dependent sugar dehydrogenase gives MAAPVGAATLDSSVGPLAVTPMVTGLNEPWALEFLPDGSLLITEREGALLHVKEGAAQPVSGLPEVFDSGQGGLLDVMIPRDFEQTREVWLSFSIPLDGGGATAVGKGVLNAEGTALEGFSTLYQGDATGGGRHFGSRLVEAADGTVFLTTGDRGTGPEGMEAQDPMRAEGKVIHLNRDGSPATSLPGHRPGVYSLGHRNAQGATLDAEGNLWLVEHGAQGGDELNRIEAGRNYGWPVISYGEDYGGGQIGEGSARDGMEQPLHYWVPSIAPSGMVIYQGDLFPDWKGDVFTGSLNSDFISRLDPENGYAEERIAGPQTGRVRDIVEAPDGSIWYLAVYDGVAYRLTPNE, from the coding sequence ATGGCGGCCCCGGTTGGGGCTGCGACACTGGACAGTTCGGTTGGTCCGCTGGCCGTGACGCCCATGGTGACGGGCCTGAACGAGCCTTGGGCGCTGGAGTTTCTGCCCGATGGCAGCCTTCTGATCACCGAGCGCGAAGGGGCTTTGCTGCATGTGAAAGAAGGTGCCGCGCAGCCTGTTTCCGGCCTGCCGGAGGTGTTCGATAGCGGGCAGGGCGGACTGTTGGATGTGATGATTCCGCGGGATTTCGAACAGACGCGCGAGGTCTGGCTCAGCTTTTCCATACCGCTTGATGGCGGTGGCGCAACGGCCGTGGGCAAAGGGGTTCTGAACGCGGAAGGCACCGCGCTGGAGGGGTTCAGCACACTGTATCAGGGGGATGCCACAGGCGGCGGCCGGCATTTCGGATCGCGGCTCGTCGAGGCGGCGGATGGGACGGTCTTCCTTACGACGGGCGACCGTGGCACCGGCCCCGAAGGGATGGAGGCGCAGGATCCCATGCGGGCCGAGGGCAAGGTCATTCACCTGAACCGCGACGGCAGCCCCGCCACCTCGCTGCCCGGCCATCGCCCCGGCGTCTATTCGCTGGGTCATCGCAACGCACAGGGCGCCACGCTGGATGCCGAAGGCAACCTCTGGCTCGTTGAACATGGGGCGCAGGGCGGGGATGAGTTGAACCGCATCGAGGCGGGGCGCAACTATGGCTGGCCCGTCATTTCCTATGGCGAGGATTACGGCGGCGGCCAGATCGGCGAAGGCTCGGCCCGCGATGGGATGGAGCAGCCGCTGCATTACTGGGTGCCCTCCATCGCGCCATCGGGAATGGTCATCTATCAGGGCGACCTGTTCCCCGACTGGAAAGGCGATGTCTTCACGGGGTCGCTGAATTCCGATTTCATCAGCCGTCTGGACCCGGAAAACGGCTATGCCGAAGAGCGGATCGCCGGGCCGCAAACTGGCCGGGTGCGCGACATCGTCGAGGCGCCGGATGGGTCGATCTGGTACCTGGCGGTCTATGACGGGGTGGCCTATCGCCTGACACCGAACGAGTAG
- a CDS encoding gamma carbonic anhydrase family protein gives MIYALDGITPDIAADAWVAPDANIIGKVVLEAGASVWFGATLRGDNEEIRVGQGSNVQENCVLHTDLGSPLVIGADCTIGHKAMLHGCVIGDGTLIGMGATILNGAKIGKGCLIGACALITEGKEIPDGSLVMGSPGKVVRMLDDAARARLLASAAGYRANARRFGAGLRAL, from the coding sequence ATGATTTATGCGCTGGATGGGATCACACCTGACATCGCCGCTGATGCTTGGGTCGCGCCGGATGCTAACATCATCGGCAAGGTGGTGTTGGAGGCGGGAGCCTCGGTCTGGTTCGGGGCCACGCTGCGCGGCGACAATGAGGAAATCCGGGTCGGGCAGGGGTCCAACGTGCAGGAGAACTGCGTGCTGCACACCGATCTGGGATCGCCCCTCGTGATTGGTGCGGATTGCACCATCGGCCATAAGGCCATGCTGCATGGCTGCGTCATCGGGGATGGCACGCTGATCGGGATGGGGGCCACCATCCTGAACGGGGCAAAGATCGGCAAGGGCTGCCTGATCGGGGCCTGCGCGCTCATCACCGAAGGCAAGGAGATTCCCGACGGATCGCTGGTCATGGGTAGCCCAGGCAAGGTGGTGCGCATGTTGGACGATGCTGCGCGCGCGCGGCTGCTGGCATCCGCCGCCGGATACCGCGCCAATGCGCGGCGCTTTGGTGCGGGACTGCGGGCGCTGTAG